The genomic window taaaccccaattttgtggtttatcttgtgctaaatttagtagattttatcaactttttatatatttattcactaaaatagtatGGTTTAGtaaattctccctaaattgtgcttaagagtggaAATATACTTTTTGAGCcctaaaattgataaatttaattcactttaattccattcgatgccttgatatgtttgtttagtgaagaagtgaagaaaaagcaagcaaagtggagaatttgtgaagaaatgaggaattgaagaaattcatggcgacgtgtacgcgtgaggaGAAATTCGCCAGGTCACACGTATGCATGACCCACGCctacgcgtgacaagcagcatGTGACCAACTTAATAAAacacactgggggcaatttctacaGCTGGCaaagcccaatccaacccatttctgatgctattgagtccaaggattgagggggaatGAAGGGAGGTAGTCATAAAATGGAATGTTCCTTTATTTGGTTTTCTTTAGGCTTATGAACTCTTGTAGTTTTGATTTTTATTCATtcaattttatgtttctatgttattaatgtttaattgagttgctaTTATTATTATCTTGCATTTCGTAGTTCtagatttattattattgcacttttatgatgcttttcttttatgccttccaagtgtttgataaaatgcttggcttggttttagagtagatttttatacttttggcttggattgagtaattggagactcttgagttgtctAAATatcttgttgattggtaattaaAGGTTTCTAGTTGGCTTGaatttcactaaatctagtctttcattatgagttgactaggacttgtgaagtCAAGTTAATTctattcacttgactttccttcatttgttagaggatgactaagTGAGCACAAaagacaattaccatcacaattgaggatgataatgaggataggaattctaattctcaCTTCTTGCCAGGACCTTTCTTAGTTTTTAGATTATCTTTTTGTTATTTgcatttcttgtctcttattccaaaatcccaaaaatactttctcataactaataatatgcATATttttctgcaattccttgagagacgacccgacgtttaaatactctcggtttttattaGGTTTGACTTAAGtggcaaacaaattaaactttaattGAGGGATgtttgtcggtttagatctatacttcgacgagattattttgtgaaaattcttaaCTGACGATTTCCCTCATAtcaagtttttagtgccgttgccAGAGACTTGCAAATgtgcgcttgttattggttattgtatatatgttgatattgtgaatagttgatttttggtttgtttgttagttcttgctagttttcggagttgttttctttgtttcttattagcttttgtttttattctctttttctactatgaattctcaccactttggctatgagtttggttctaattataTTGTagaaaaggaaaattacaatgaggatatgcatcaaggatggaacaatcaaaggtgggaggagtctCAACCTTATGGACGACCCTCATAtcatgtttttggcaccgttgccagggactTACAAATGTGcgtttgttattggttattgtatatatatgttgatattgtgaatagctttatttttgGGTTGTTTGTTTGTTGTTGCTAggagttgttttctttgtttcttattagcttttgttttgattctctttatctactatgaattctcacctttttggctatgagtgtagttttAATTATGTTGTAGAATATGGAAATTACAATaaaaacatgcatcaaggatggaacaatcaatggtgggaggagcctcaagcatatgatcaatcttcatgacaacaacctcctccaatgtactATAAGCATGTATGCATTTTTTTAGTCAATAAATTGGGTTCTATCGACTAAAAAACTTGATGAATCCTAAGTACCAGCTTAGAAAATTCACCTGTTATAAAAAGCTCAAAATTTGTTTTAGCTCAAAACTGACAATTAACAATATCAAAGTTTAGTTAGAAAATGTCACGGTTCAAATCAATAATTTGATGTTTATTTCTGAGTATTTTCTCTTTcggtaataaaaaaatatgaagttTAGGGACCTTTTGGGGCCCAAAATGTGagtcacgtgtttcattaatgctaTCATGTGAGCCATCTGTTGTGGTGCAAAACATGGTAGCATGCGTGGCTGATATTGACTATCCATTATAAAGCTAAGCATATCATTTTAAAGCCTAGATGTTTGCTTTCTAATGCCGCTAGAATCGATTCATTTAGGCCTTTATAGCTCAAATTATGATCAAATTAATATGAAGAGGTTAGGATAGACAGCATTCAGAATATTTTTGGCACTAATCAATGGTTGTGATTACACCTAGTATCCTTGAGAATTAGAGAAAATATTCAATATAAAAGTTGTAGAGTATGAGCTCTTCTTTCTAACAACTCTAAGTTTACTCCAATACAATCACTATAGCTCATTGTGATGCCTTTTGCTTAATCAATACCCTATATTTCAAAACGAAAACTCAAACAAAACCAATTATCTTTAAATCCAAGTGAATGTTTGCATTTTTTTAGTTTATAAATTGGGTTCTATCAACTTAAAAATTTGATGAATACAATTATTAATTAAAGTTTAATTCTAAGTGAATGGGGAtaaacttatttttcttttttaaatataatttggtTGGCATGTCAAAaaaataaaggaataaaattaattttgaaaccAGATTTTTAAAGTGTTTTTATACCCATTATTTCTCTTACAAAAATATAAATGTGAAAAATTAGGAGTGCTCAATCCcaattcaataaaattaaagattgatgcgtttatttttaatttttatagatttaaattttttgtcaAATCTAAATAAATAGACCCcatctgtttttattttttgtttttatttttactgtttcatattttttagaatttgttaaaaaaaaagtaaaaacaatgaaacaataaaatcttgttttctatttttactttttttttttacaaaattcaaaaaacaaaaaacactgaaaataaaaataaaaatacaaatacaaatcaaacgcaactttttatttttaaatttgaatcatatTGATAAAATAACTTCACAACAACTTAACCTAGAGTAAAAACTCGCATGTAATGAAATTTAATTGGAGAATTAATTCTTTATCTGCTAATatcaactattttttttttaattttgttttaactCGCATTAACATTCAAATGAGCATTCGAAACatataataagaaaataaaaaatgctaTATGCATATTAAAAATCAACTACcaaattagttattatttatattttatatttaaatgtatatattttactaataattaattttaatagttaCTTTTAATGTAacctaatattattattaaaaaaattaaaaaaatatcctaaaataaaatagaatattgaTCGAAGGTTAGTGATAATTTTGTTGAAAGCCACGAGAGAAATGGATAATACATATGTATTTAGACTAGAACTTAGATTTTAATAAGTGTGGATATAGAAAAAAGTGAGTAGAGTAAAGTAAGAAAAACTAGTTGAAAATTGGCTATAAAAAGGTTTGGCCATCACCTATATTTCTTTTATAttgaatatatataatataatatataattaactaTTCTATTACTGCAATAAAAGGCAGAAGGTAGAAGAGATAAAAGTTtagataaatttaatttatttgttgctATACGTACTGTAAAAATTTGAACATTCATAAATATATTTACAAATTACTAATTAAAATGATTCTTCCatcaataacaaaaattaaacttaCATGATTGTATGATGCAAAGAACTAGTTTTTCCTCTATCAACTAATCTTTGCTTCCGAAAGAataccacttcttcttcttgagATCCTTTTGATCCACCGTGTAATTGCTTTTCTccaggaatcaaaattaatttttaagaaGACAGCCAAAAAAAAGAAGACAAATCAACTTCTTTTACGACCGAAAAGTTAAATAAAATGATAATAATgtacatcaaaataaaaaaataaaatgacaagaaaaacgTATATATGTTTACTTAGATGATGATTGTGTGACCAATTCATGTTGAATTGCGTTCATCAGCATGCTATCTTTCTCAAGATTGACAATGATTGGAAATCCATCAATCCCACGGGCAACGGCGTTCATGATCTCCGTCATCAATGACTTAAACTCCGTTATATCGAGTTTTCCGTTTTTATCCTGGTCGAACCTCTCGAATATTAACTTCAACATGCCCTCATCCATTGGCTTCATTGGTTGTGACTCCGAACCGAATGGCAAAAGCTTTCGGAATCCACCACGTACTTCCTCAAGGGAAAGCATGTCGTCGCCATTTTCGTCCACCATGTCGAAACATTCCTGGACAAATTTGTCAAAGCCATCTTTGTCGTCAATGAAATTGGTTACGGTGGTACTGTTAACTACCTCTTCGCTCATTGTGATTTTGACCCGAAAACAATAACAATGTTGGAATCTTTAGCGTTTTGTTTTGATGGTTGGGTGTGTGAGCAAGGGTATATAACTGCGTATACTTTAATTTGGTTGATTAATGTCTCGTGGACATGGTTTATATGTGTGTAAGGTAACGGTTGCCCTAGGTTCACGTTTTCTGATTATTGATTAGCCGTTAATTATATGGAAATTAATAAAATGGCAAAGACCTAAGAGTTAAAACAAATTATACCCTACTACAAACAAAAGGATACTTTACAACCGTAATTAAGATTTGAACATTATTTAATGAAAATTGCGAATAAGACAACGAAAGGTAAAAGTGTATGTTTAAAAACTACAAACTAATACAAAAAATTAGAGTGTTATAAAAGCCCACATATCGGGCTActacaaaaataataaaagagaaCTGAAAAGAACTCAAGGCTTCTCGCCAAAGAGGGGATCAAGTTTCTCGCCAGTGGCCTCGTCTTTTTTTGGAGAAAGAGGAAGCACAGAAATGGGCACAGCCGATACAGCAACCGAGGAGGCCTCAACAGCAACATTTTTGGGTTGGGCTACTTAGGGAGAAATCGGATCAGTCTGAGGTCCCGAGGTGGAAGACGGACCGACCTGAGGTCCCAAAGTCTTCAGATTTTGAGGAGGCTCCCCCTCATTGTCTGACTCGGGTGCATGGACTATCTTTCCGTCCATCACTATGTTATCCATGCTGAAGAGGGAGAGGTTGATACAAGGATTCATAtcggttcggaattccacaaataTTTCCGTTGTTactatagtccaaaccaatagtcaatctttaaatcaaactaaatttggttgtcacaaataacaaatcccaattaagaattaaccgaagtatttaaactccgagtcgtctcacaaggaattgcaatgaagtggtcaattattggctatgaggaacaAGGGGGGTTTAATTGATAAGGGGCAAGAAAGTAAAGGGGCAAGAATTGAATGACAAGAAgaataaatcaagcaagtaactaaagagtacttaacaagaatttatcttatttcgtcatccccaatattggaagaaggtgtaagttatcttccatgagagaaagtcaaacaagactagttaatctcaaatcaaaaatcctaattaactcactaattgaattagcaagagattagaatcattaaaaatgatattaactaacaactctagatcaccaatctaaattgggtattaatgactcaagattgcccaattactcttcacaagccaagaatgctcaaaatctactttaAAGCCTAACCAAGCaatttgtcaaacacttggaaggcataaaaggaaagcatagtaaaaaatataagaataataaatctaccaactaccaattgcaagaaagtaaatcaacaactcaaatcaacaattataagacatcaaacattaaaattcattaaaagagatctaaatccaacatgagcatccatgaacataaaagagagcacaaaagggaaattaacaagaaaactaagagaatcaaagtgtagaagcatgaaattgtagaagaaacaagatgagaacaataatcaaaacctagatctaagatagaattaagcctaagaaccctaattctagagagaagatggagcttctctctctagaaactaacttatatgatgctatactaccaaacaattactccccccttgcccaagcttgaattctgcatggaggtctcaccacttgagtataggtgctgatttctggcaattgtatcaatgagctcttgagcctcttcaattgtctttctcatatgtatagatccaccagttgagtggtctagagacatctgggccttttctgtaagcccacagtaaaagatgtctaactgcacccattctgaaaacatttcagagggatatttccttagcatctctctatacctctcccaagaattataaagagattcattatcctcttgtttaaagccttggatgtccagccttagctgtgtcatcctttttggagtgaaatattgattcaggaatttgtctgataactgtttccatgttcttatgcttactgtgggttggttatttaaccacctcttagcttgatcttttatagcaaatagaaacagtaataatctgtagacatcctgatctacctccttatcacgtactgtgtcagcaatttataagaactatgccagaaactcagtaggttcttcttgtggaagaccggaatattggcaattttgctgcaccatgataatgagctgagagtttagctcaaaattactggctctgatgggggtatacagatactactcccatatgaagcagtagtggggttagcatatgaccttaGAGTcctttggactgttcatttccacttaggtccataatggagaaagggagatgatgtggattgtaaataaaaattttattccttttttttaaaattaaagaaattaaaataaagtaaataaaaaaattgatgcaagtttcaaaaataaagaaaagacaaagaaataaaagaaattagaaaactaaattaattaattaattaaaaagctttgaaaatttttggtgtggattttcgaaaaaaaatgaggagagagaaagtggttaggaagttttgaaaaagatttaaaaagataaatttttaaaattgaaattttgacttgactaaatttcaaattttgacttgactaacaagaaactaccacattttaaaaattttgactaagtcaacctaaggaatttgaaaatgatgagtaaataaaggaaaagatatttttttgaatttaatgagaaaagagaaaaacaataaaatgacaccaaacttagaatttttagatcaaaacaaagaaaacaaacaagaaaactttgaatgtcaagatgaacaccaagaacactttgaagatcaagatgaacaccaagaacaaattttgaaaatttttaaagaaataaggacacaaaaaataccaaacttaaaaatttttatactttggacactaataatttaaaaatgtataagataaataacaaaagagaccaaacaagaaaatttaaagatcaaataaggaaaattatcaagaacaatttgaagatcaagaaagaactaagaaaaatatgaagaaaaataaaaacatgcaattcgaaaaattgaaggaaaataaaaatatgcaattgacaccaaacttaaaacatgaaactaaactcaaacaggagactcaattattagttttttggtttttatctatttattaaaaattttcaaaaaattctagaaaaagaaaacaagaattttaaaattttaacaaaaataataataaaagactcaaagaaaaattaaagattaataaagaaaaataagatttttgaaaagaaaataaaaaactcaaatttagtgactctaaaccaaaaaagataaatttttcctaatctaagcaacaagatgaaccgtttgttgtacaaactcgaacaatccccagcaacaacgccaaaaacttggtgcacggaattgtgatcacacttttcacaactccggtacaactaaccagcaagtgcactgggtcgtccaagtaataccttacgtgagtaagggtcgatcccacggagattgccggcttgaagcaagctatggttatcctgtaaatcttagtcaggagattcaaatgatatgaatgattttgtttatgaaaagtaaataacatgaaatgaattaTACTTGTGATTccgtaatgaggaacaggttgaggttctggagatactctgtcgtctgaatctctgctttcctactgtcttcttctctaaacacgcatggcttcttcTATGAAcggctgtatgttggtggatcaccgttgtcaatggctaccatccttcctctcagttaAAATGGTCCAGGCACagcttctgtacggctaatcatctgtcggatctctcgtctcggatgaaaaataccaggcacagctaccgcacggctaatcatctgtcggttctcactcgtgTTTGAATAAGACCTCactgtccttttgcacactgtcactgcacccaacatttgtgagtttgaagctca from Arachis ipaensis cultivar K30076 chromosome B09, Araip1.1, whole genome shotgun sequence includes these protein-coding regions:
- the LOC107615659 gene encoding uncharacterized protein LOC107615659 produces the protein MSEEVVNSTTVTNFIDDKDGFDKFVQECFDMVDENGDDMLSLEEVRGGFRKLLPFGSESQPMKPMDEGMLKLIFERFDQDKNGKLDITEFKSLMTEIMNAVARGIDGFPIIVNLEKDSMLMNAIQHELVTQSSSK